cttttatataaaaaaataaatttttcttTAAAACCACTATAAATACGACAATACGCCTTAACCAAACCCTTCACTAAACCCTACATCACCAAGTCTTTTCACTAAACCCTACATCACTGATACTTTATAGACCCTCGTTCGATCAACCTTTCACTCTCCTACAAATTACCATTTTGCGAGATGGCTACAAATATGTGTCTATATCCTTAATACATACCAATCCCACAACACAAAACCTTTTCCGAACTCAAACTAGTTTCCAACCCAAAAACACCACTCAAACCGAATATGCTTTTAGGTCTAAGTCATTTATGTTGTAAGtcaaatattttaatattattatatttgtgTTTTTAAAAATTAGTAGTTGTTAAAAattaatatatgtttaaaaaatcaatatttgtttaaaaaattAATAGTTAAAAAAATGATGTGGTATGCTAAGTCACGCTACCACCCCTTAACAAGATACTGTGTGTTAGTTGACATGTAAAAAGATGACGCGTTAGCATAGCATGCACACCACCGCTCCCAATTTGGCTTCCCACAATTCCATGTTTGTTGCTTTAGTCTATaatcatataaaaaaataaatgcaAATGTCATAAAAATCTTTAGATttgtaaggtttttttttttttttttttttttttttttttttttcttcagtttTAACTAATATTGTATTTTAGGTTCATTAACTTCTCAGTTTTAAAAAAGAATAAATCAATTTTACACTTTTTGCAAATTTATTCGGTAAAACTGAAAATTTATATCAAACCTAAGGATTTTAATAAATCTGAATACCAAACTTAAGAGCTTTTATGAACTAAAAAATTGTAAAATTGAATATTTTTGCCAACCGTAAAAGTTTTAATAAAGCAAAgggtaaaattgaaaaaaaattacaaacattGGGTTTTTGATGAACCTAAAATCTGCAACAGGGTAAAAACGATTGAAGGTGTGTTTGGACAGGAAAAAAAAAGGTGCTTATGGTTTATTCTCACAATAAACTAatttgagtgtttggataaaatccagcttattaagctaaataagctaattttaataagcatctctcataatgcttattgcttattgtttattCCCATCACAAATAAGCAATAAGCcaataagctaatccaaacacccctAAACCCGACGAAGAGTTTTTATGatattatccaaaaaaaaaaaaaaaaaaaaagttttaatttgaaataaataaaatataattttttttttccagtttTGCCACATGCTCTGTATTTCTAGAGACGAACCTTTGAATCATAATGGGGATCGGCTCAAACAGTTTGCCGTTTGGATCATTCATCTTTTCAGGATTCTTCCGTTTTTTACGTGGCCTTTGTAGACCTCTTTTGCTCGAAGAGCCTCAAGGCTTTGTCGTTAGAATGGCTTTTCAAACGGATAGCTGCACGGCTACACTATTCTTCGTCGAAAAAGATCTGAAATTAACAGTGATCACAGGCTTTGATTGAAAGAAAGCAGGCTGATTCCTGTCGACGTGTAGTCCGATTTCGACAAGAAACATATCGAGGACGGATCTGTGGCAATCAATCATCATCAATATGTAAGTTATCGCACAATTTTAGGGTTTGGGAGAACGTTTGATTCTATTACTTTGACACCATTGAACTTACATGGCGTGATCGAAAAACAATGAAATCAAAATTAAGAACATCATCTTGTGGTCGTATATTTTTTATGTGGATGACCTAATATGCTTACATATTGTTCTAGAAGAATGAATGTCgttttgatattttgattttGTAGGGCTGAGGATGAAGTTGGGATAAACGCAATAAAGCATGCCATGAGAGCTCTTAGAAAGCGTCATCTCATGGAGGAGGGAGCTCATGCTCCTGCTTTTACAGCTATTTCAAAACCTATTGCTTCTCAGGTTCCTCTTCCCCATACCTCATAATCCAAATATAAACATACAATGTAGCTTTAGTTTATTATTCTAATTGGTACTTAGCTTAGCATATATGTGAGATTTTCATTTGCAGTTTGCTACTGAATTTGTATTATATATTACGTGCTTTgcattttcttttagtttttctgGAAGTGGGAAAACTAGAAGTCTAGAATTATACTGAACTTATTGAGTTTGTATATGCCACATGAAGGGTATGGAGTGGAAAGATAAGGCAGAAACTCTTGAATTGGAACTTCAACAATGTTATAAAACTCAAGTTCGATTATCAGAGCAGCTTGTTGTGGAAGTTGCAGAGTCCAGAGCATCAAAAGCTTTAGTTCAGGAGAAAGAAGCCATAATTCCTAGTCTTGAAAATGAGATTTCCCAAGCAAGGTTATCCTTTTTGCCCAACCATATTGTTCATCAGTCAGTCTAGGGAGCTTTAACCTAATGTCTGTTTGGTatgatggaatggaatcacaaaagcATGAAATGAACAAGGTAATGGAATGGATCGTTACACTGTAATGTTCCATTCCATTCCCTCTTTGAATGCTGCATACCAAACACTACCTTAAGGTATTCCTTTAGATGACTGGAATTATGCTTATGCCACAGGGATGAGTGTTCTCGTTTAACAGCACTTTTGGAGGAAAAGACGAAAGCCCTAAAGTTGCTTATTGGTGAGAATCAGGACTTAAGAACTCAATATGAAGATATGAGAGCAAAAGCTAACAATGTGGAGGCTGAAAACAAGACATTAATTGATAGGTGGAATTTGCAGAAAATGAAAGATTCTGAACGTTTTAATGAGGTACAAGTTCATGTTACAATCTTTGTGGGCCCCATGTCATCTCTTTTCCAGTAATTCCTAATATTATATCTGTGCCGACTTCATTCTTATAATATCTTTGGTATTCATGTTTTAGAGTGTTGAtgccttgatggctcctcttttTGTACCTATTTAAAAAGAGATTTTTTagaataaattacaaaaatggtccctgagtTTAGCTGATTTTTGCACTTTTGGTCCCAAAAAGTTTTCTATTGCAGTTTTGGTCCCTATGTTGAAGTATCTAACAATGTTGGTCCTTATTTTAAAGTTTCCTAACGATTTTGGTTCATGTGTCAAGTAACACAACTATATTACCctttatctagtttttctacaaaACTTTATGATTTGACTTAAGAGTAAATGAAGATTTTGGACCCTGAGTACAGCTGTTTTTTTATAGTTTTCGTTCCAAAAAGGTTTcttttgcaaatttggtccttgtttAAGGTTTGTGTAACCATTTTACTCCCgttccaagtaaaatgactatttttggtTCATGATTACagctgatttttgcaattttggtcctaaaGAGTCATTTTATTTGGAATAGGGACCAAAAACGTTACAAAAACCTGAAATAAGAACAAAAATCTTAGGAGAACTTTTCGGGACCAGAATCGTAAAAATCAGCTAAATTGAGGGATCGTTTATGTAATTTACTCAATTTCTTATTTAATCAGGTTAACGCTCTATACCAAGATATCCTCAACAAGCTCAAAGCCAGTGGTCTAGAACAACTCGCCAGGACACAAATTGATGGAGTAGTTCGCCAAAGTGAACAAGGCGCTGAACACTACGTAGAGACCACCACCATACCAAAAACATGCACACACAGGATCACAGCCCACGAAGGCGGCTGCGCATCCTTAATTTTCGAAAACAGTTCCGGAAAACTAATCAGCGGTGGACAAGACCAAACAGTCAAAACATGGGACACAAACACCGGGTCGCTAACTCGCACCTACCACGGTTGCCTAGGGTCAATCCTTGACCTCACAATCACAAACGACAACAACTATATAATCGCAGCAAGTAGCTCAAATAATTTATACGTATGGGATACAAATTCTGGTAGGGTCCGCCATACGCTGACTGGTCATTTGGATAAAGTATGTGCGGTTGATGTTAGCAGATGTTCAAGTCGCCATGTTGTCAGTTCGGGTTATGATCGTACGATTAAAGTGTGGGATTTGAATAAAGGGTATTGTGTGAATACTATAATATTCCCGAGTAATTGTAATACTGTATGTTTTAATTCGGATGGGGGGACGATTATTTCGGGTCATGTTGATGGACATGTGAGGTTATGGGATATAAAAACAGGGAAGGTGTTGAGTGAGGTGGCTGCACATTCTCTTGCTGTTACTTCTGTTTGTGTTTCTAGAAATGGGAATATGGTGTTGACAAGTGGGAAGGATAATTTGCATCATTTGTTTGATGTAAGGAGTCTTGAAGTTTGTGGGACGTTTAGTGGAAGTGGGAGTAAAGTTGCTTCTAATTGGAGTAGGTCGTGTATTAGTCCGGATGATAATTATGTTGCTGCGGGGTCTGTTGATGGGTGTGTTTATGTGTGGTCGATTTCGAAAGGTGATATAGCGAGTACTCTTAAAGAACATACGGCTTCTGTACTTTGTTGTTCTTGGAGTGGTCTTGGAAAGCCTTTAGCTACTTCGGGTAGGAATGGAACTATCTGTTTGTGGAGCCATTGACATGTTGGTTTTTTGATCTTGTTGTAAAGATGTCTTACTAGATTCTTTCGGCTTGTAGAAATATTGGTCTTCCATGAGATGTTTAAGTAATCACTTGGAAAGGCTAAATATGTATAAGAACTATAAGGTACGCAAAATAAAGCTTCTTAAACTTGTTTTTCATTTGTTTAGTGGTATGGTAGCACTAGGTTTTCGGAAAGTTGATGTCTAATGATCGTTTAATTTTCAATTAACGCCGTTGATATCATTTTAACGGATACATGTTTTTATTTTAACTTCATATAAGTAAAAGAGTATGAAGGTAAAACTTGTAGTAGCAGAAAGTAGATACTAGCAATAAAGTTGAAAGTAAAGAGGCCAGAAGAGTAAAAAGATGAAAATTGTACCGAAAACACAAATCGTGAAAAGAACACTAGGACCTAGTATATTTATATATTACTACACTACCCTAATTATAACCCTCTATTCCCTCTTATCTAAGGTCATGTCCTTGGAAAAGAACCAACTCTCTCGTGTCTAACTTCATGATATCTTCACTATTTCTTCTTGGACGTCATTTCCTCCTTGCACCATCAACTGTGATCATCTCCATTCTCCACCTTCCAACAATAATCATGGCCCCCCTCATTTGGACATGCATGAACCATTACCAACTTCCTAACTCAGTTTATTGATGATCGTCAACACTTCCAACGAATTTTGGAATGTTATGTTTGGTATCATGTCCAACAATATTCTATCAAACACATATTTGTTTCATCATCCTTGTTTTCCACGACTTTCATCTTCTTTTCATACTCCTTAATCGACCAACATTCTGATGCATACAACATAACTAGTCTTACCGGTTTTAGAATTTTCCCTTCAATCTCAACAAGAGTTTCTTGTCGCACAAACTCTTGTGGTGACACTCCACTTGAACCATCCTgcctttatatagtgtgtgacGTCATCTTCAACCGTTAACACACCCTTCTAAAAAAGAATCAAAAGTACTTCCTTAAATTGCTTAAACTCACCATATAACACAACAATGGGGTTTTATAATCAAAGGTTGTAAAAGTCTTTAG
The genomic region above belongs to Lactuca sativa cultivar Salinas chromosome 4, Lsat_Salinas_v11, whole genome shotgun sequence and contains:
- the LOC111904627 gene encoding autophagy-related protein 16, coding for MAEDEVGINAIKHAMRALRKRHLMEEGAHAPAFTAISKPIASQGMEWKDKAETLELELQQCYKTQVRLSEQLVVEVAESRASKALVQEKEAIIPSLENEISQARDECSRLTALLEEKTKALKLLIGENQDLRTQYEDMRAKANNVEAENKTLIDRWNLQKMKDSERFNEVNALYQDILNKLKASGLEQLARTQIDGVVRQSEQGAEHYVETTTIPKTCTHRITAHEGGCASLIFENSSGKLISGGQDQTVKTWDTNTGSLTRTYHGCLGSILDLTITNDNNYIIAASSSNNLYVWDTNSGRVRHTLTGHLDKVCAVDVSRCSSRHVVSSGYDRTIKVWDLNKGYCVNTIIFPSNCNTVCFNSDGGTIISGHVDGHVRLWDIKTGKVLSEVAAHSLAVTSVCVSRNGNMVLTSGKDNLHHLFDVRSLEVCGTFSGSGSKVASNWSRSCISPDDNYVAAGSVDGCVYVWSISKGDIASTLKEHTASVLCCSWSGLGKPLATSGRNGTICLWSH